A part of Carettochelys insculpta isolate YL-2023 chromosome 1, ASM3395843v1, whole genome shotgun sequence genomic DNA contains:
- the TMEM272 gene encoding transmembrane protein 272, whose protein sequence is MAAGLEKACHQCISKIASNACFIFGLLAFLALPLSMAFTGMKFLEDCPLQPLIPLYLLVGGVVGSLKVTLLLYDSTRMRQLLSKSVVIDDDDDDEYPWRQNAHKYYIHLTLSLFLFIWFILGNYWVFSVYLPNFIPPFHQPQDYCDKTLYIFAVGVLIISHTVLFLLIFCSFCIYCFSRRRYAAEED, encoded by the exons CATGCTTTATTTTTGGGCTTCTTGCTTTCCTGGCTTTACCACTGTCCATGGCTTTCACAG GAATGAAGTTTTTGGAAGACTGCCCACTTCAACCATTAATTCCATTATATCTGCTGGTGGGTGGTGTTGTCGGCAGTTTAAAG GTGACACTTTTGCTCTATGACTCCACCAGGATGAGGCAACTGCTTTCTAAATCTGTCGTGATTGATGACGACGACGATGACGAATATCCATGGCGGCAGAATGCTCACAAATACTACATCCACCTTACACTCAGCCTCTTCCTTTTTATCTGGTTCATACTTGGGAACTATTGGGTGTTTTCTGTCTACCTGCCAAATTTCATTCCACCTTTCCACCAGCCCCAGGATTACTGTGATAAAACCTTGTACATTTTTGCAGTTGGAGTTCTTATCATTAGCCATACTGTGCTGTTTTTGCTTATCTTTTGTAGCTTCTGTATATATTGTTTTTCTAGGCGAAGATATGCTGCAGAAGAGGATTAA